From Lagopus muta isolate bLagMut1 chromosome 12, bLagMut1 primary, whole genome shotgun sequence, one genomic window encodes:
- the GCSH gene encoding glycine cleavage system H protein, mitochondrial produces the protein MAWLALRRLGPALAPRCSRLSLRPRVPAARRLGTGSLLLSARKFTDKHEWISVENGIGTVGISNFAQEALGDVVYCSLPEIGTKLNKDDEFGALESVKAASELYSPLTGEVTDINAALADNPGLVNKSCYQDGWLIKMTVEKPAELDELMSEDAYEKYIKSIED, from the exons ATGGCGTGGTTGGCGTTGCGGCGGCTCGGGCCGGCCCTGGCGCCGCGCTGCTCGCGCCTCTCGTTACGGCCGCGGGTCCCCGCGGCGCGGAGGCTGGGCACCGGCTCGTTGCTGCTGTCCG CCCGCAAATTCACAGACAAGCATGAATGGATATCAGTTGAAAATGGCATTGGAACAGTAGGAATCAGCAATTTTGCACAG gaagCATTAGGAGACGTTGTTTATTGTAGTCTTCCAGAAATTGGGACAAAATTGAATAAAGATG atgagTTTGGGGCACTGGAAAGTGTGAAAGCTGCTAGTGAACTCTACTCTCCTCTCACAGGAGAAGTGACTGACATTAATGCTGCCCTTGCAGACAACCCAGGGCTCGTCAATAAATCTTGTTATCAAGATG GTTGGCTTATCAAGATGACTGTGGAAAAGCCTGCTGAACTTGATGAACTGATGAGTGAAGATGCTTAtgagaaatacataaaatccATTGAGGACTGA